One window of the Pedobacter ginsengisoli genome contains the following:
- the ilvB gene encoding biosynthetic-type acetolactate synthase large subunit produces the protein MDTAHEETTTLTEPKKTTTVSGSVALLEGLIAEGTDTIFGYPGGAIMPIYDALYDYKDKLQHILVRHEQGGTHAGQGYARTSGKVGVVFATSGPGATNLVTGLADAQIDSTPMVCITGQVFAQFLGTDAFQETDVINITTPVTKWNYQVTDANEIPSVLAKAFYIARSGRPGPVLIDITKNAQLQMFEYEGYTPCEHIRSYRPKPLIRKEYIEQAAALINGAKKPFILFGQGVLLGTAEQEFKAFVEKSGIPAAWTILGAGAIPTDHPLNVGMLGMHGNYGPNVQTNACDVLIAIGMRFDDRVTGRLDKYAKQAKVIHLDIDPAEIDKNVKADVPVWGDCKETLPLLTALVDQKSHSEWVEEFRAFDETEQETVIQKELNPESGELTMGEVINKLNDLTKGDAVIVTDVGQHQMVACRYAKFNQTRSNITSGGLGTMGFGLPAAIGAKFGAPERTVVAIIGDGGFQMTCQELGTIMQSGIDVKIMILNNRFLGMVRQWQQLFHEKRYSFVDITSPDFVKLADSYYIAGKKVSEREDLVAALQEMLNHKGSYLLEVMVAKENNVFPMVPQGSSVSEIRLK, from the coding sequence TCTGTAGCTTTATTGGAAGGATTAATAGCTGAGGGTACCGATACTATTTTTGGTTACCCAGGCGGAGCCATCATGCCTATTTATGATGCATTATACGATTACAAAGATAAATTACAACATATTCTAGTGCGTCATGAACAAGGCGGCACGCATGCTGGTCAGGGTTACGCACGTACTTCGGGTAAAGTAGGCGTTGTTTTTGCAACCAGCGGCCCCGGCGCAACAAACCTTGTTACCGGTTTAGCCGATGCCCAGATAGACAGCACTCCTATGGTTTGCATTACCGGTCAGGTATTTGCACAATTTTTAGGAACAGATGCCTTCCAGGAAACCGATGTAATTAACATCACTACTCCGGTAACAAAATGGAACTATCAGGTGACCGATGCCAATGAAATCCCTAGTGTACTAGCAAAAGCTTTTTACATTGCACGCAGTGGAAGACCAGGACCGGTTTTAATAGACATTACTAAAAATGCGCAGTTACAGATGTTCGAATACGAAGGATATACTCCTTGCGAACATATCCGTAGCTACCGCCCGAAACCACTAATTAGAAAAGAGTATATCGAGCAGGCTGCTGCGTTAATTAATGGTGCAAAAAAACCTTTCATCCTATTCGGGCAAGGTGTATTATTAGGTACTGCTGAGCAAGAATTTAAGGCTTTTGTAGAAAAAAGCGGTATTCCGGCAGCATGGACCATATTAGGTGCAGGTGCAATTCCTACAGACCACCCATTAAATGTTGGTATGCTAGGTATGCACGGAAACTATGGCCCCAACGTACAAACCAATGCCTGCGATGTTTTAATCGCAATCGGTATGCGTTTCGACGACAGGGTTACGGGTCGCTTAGATAAATATGCAAAACAGGCAAAAGTTATTCATTTGGATATTGACCCTGCTGAAATCGATAAAAACGTAAAGGCTGATGTACCTGTTTGGGGCGATTGTAAAGAGACTTTACCATTGTTAACTGCTTTGGTTGATCAGAAGTCACATAGCGAATGGGTAGAAGAATTCAGGGCTTTTGATGAAACTGAACAAGAAACAGTAATACAAAAAGAACTAAACCCAGAAAGTGGTGAGCTTACCATGGGCGAGGTTATCAATAAATTAAATGACCTAACCAAAGGTGATGCTGTTATTGTTACCGATGTTGGCCAGCATCAAATGGTTGCCTGCCGTTATGCCAAGTTTAACCAAACCAGAAGCAATATTACCAGCGGTGGTTTAGGCACAATGGGCTTTGGTTTACCAGCTGCAATTGGGGCTAAATTTGGTGCCCCGGAGCGTACAGTAGTTGCCATTATTGGCGATGGTGGTTTCCAGATGACTTGTCAGGAATTAGGTACCATTATGCAAAGCGGTATCGATGTTAAAATCATGATTCTGAATAACAGATTCTTAGGTATGGTTCGTCAGTGGCAGCAATTGTTTCACGAAAAGCGTTATTCTTTTGTTGACATTACCAGTCCTGACTTTGTAAAACTTGCTGATTCTTACTACATCGCAGGTAAAAAAGTTTCAGAGCGCGAAGACCTTGTTGCAGCACTACAAGAAATGTTGAACCACAAAGGTTCATACCTTTTGGAGGTAATGGTAGCAAAAGAAAATAATGTGTTTCCAATGGTTCCACAAGGTAGTAGCGTAAGTGAAATCAGACTTAAATAA
- the ilvN gene encoding acetolactate synthase small subunit — MSNSNDIEINGKQEFTITAYTENRIGILNRIAIIFSRRKINIESLNTSPSEIEHIHRFNILIHETEEVVRKLARQIEKQVEVLKVYYNTNEDIIWQEMALYKVPTDTIAEKVSVERLLRENGARAVVIRKDYTVFETTGHREETDKLIEVLQPHGLIEFVRSARVAIIKDSEGFNRKLREFERREPGEDVIENEFLDQEKNVFSM; from the coding sequence ATGAGCAATTCCAACGACATAGAAATAAACGGAAAACAGGAATTTACGATTACTGCTTATACCGAAAATAGAATAGGCATACTTAACCGTATAGCCATCATCTTCTCCAGAAGAAAAATTAATATTGAAAGTTTAAACACCTCGCCTTCAGAAATTGAACACATTCACCGTTTCAATATTTTGATTCATGAAACTGAAGAGGTTGTTCGTAAATTAGCCCGTCAGATAGAAAAACAGGTAGAAGTATTAAAAGTATATTATAATACAAACGAAGATATCATCTGGCAGGAAATGGCATTATATAAAGTACCTACAGACACTATTGCAGAGAAAGTATCTGTAGAGCGTTTACTTCGCGAAAATGGAGCAAGAGCAGTTGTGATCCGTAAAGATTATACTGTTTTTGAAACTACCGGTCACAGAGAAGAAACTGATAAACTGATTGAGGTTTTACAACCACACGGATTAATAGAATTTGTAAGAAGCGCCAGGGTCGCAATTATTAAAGACAGCGAAGGTTTTAACCGTAAGCTAAGAGAATTTGAGCGCAGAGAACCTGGCGAGGATGTGATAGAAAACGAATTCTTAGATCAGGAAAAGAATGTATTTAGCATGTAA